The DNA sequence ATGATCGATTCTCTTATTGTATGACTATATTGTTCTAGCGTGAGGGTAACATAAGCGCAATTTACGCCGTTTGGAAGTGTTGTTGGGTAAATAGTATTACTATATAGTCCGATTCAGTGGAGGGATTGTCCTGGCGGTCATTCGCGAGAGAAATCCCCCGAGGTTCCATAACAACAACAATCGGAGACCGGTCCCATGAGCCAGGAATTGCGGCTTATTCGTCGCATCACGCTGAAACTGATTCCCTTCCTGATCCTGCTGTACCTGATCGCTTACGTGGACCGCTCTGCCGTGGGCTTTGCCAAGCTGCACATGGGCGCCGACCTCGGCATCGGCGACGCCGCCTACGGCCTGGGTGCGGGCCTGTTTTTCATCGGTTACTTCCTGCTGGAGATCCCCAGCAACCTGATGCTGGAACGCTTCGGCGCCCGGCGCTGGTTCGCCCGGATCATGATCACCTGGGGCGCCATCACCATCGGCATGGCGTTCGTGCAGGGGCCTCATAGCTTCTATGTGATGCGCTTTTTGCTCGGCGCGGCCGAAGCCGGGTTCTTCCCGGGCGTGCTGTACTACATCACCCAGTGGTTCCCGGTACGCCATCGCGGCAAGATCCTGGGCCTGTTCATTCTGTCCCAACCCATCGCGATGATGATCACCGGCCCGGTGTCCGGCGGCTTGTTGGGCATGGATGGGGTACTGGGCCTGCACGGCTGGCAGTGGTTGTTCATCGTCATCGGCCTGCCGGCGGTGCTGTTGACCTGGCCGGTGCTGCGCTACTTGCCCGATGGTCCGCAACAGGTCAAGTGGATGGACCAGGCCGAGAAGGACTGGCTGACCGGTGAGCTGAAAAAAGATTTGCAGGAGTACGGCCAGACCCGTCACGGCAATCCGCTGCATGCCCTGAAGGACAAGCGCGTCCTGTTGCTGGCGCTGTTCTACCTGCCGGTGACCCTGAGCATCTACGGCCTGGGCCTGTGGCTGCCGACACTGATCAAGCAATTCGGTGGCAGCGACCTGGTGACCGGTTTCGTGTCGTCGGTGCCATACATCTTCGGCATCATCGGCTTGCTGATCATTCCCCGCAGCTCCGATCGCTTGAATGATCGCTACGGTCACCTGGCCGTGCTCTATGTATTGGGCGCCATCGGCCTGTTCCTCAGCGCCTGGTTGTCGGTGCCGGTGTTGCAACTGGCGGCGCTGTGCCTGGTGGCGTTCGCGCTGTTTTCCTGCACCGCGGTGTTCTGGACCTTGCCGGGGCGTTTCTTTGCCGGCGCCAGTGCGGCGGCGGGTATTGCGCTGATCAACTCGGTGGGCAACCTGGGCGGTTACATCGGGCCGTTCGTGATCGGTGCGCTGAAGGAGTACACCGGTAACCTGGCTTCGGGGCTGTATTTCCTGTCCTGCGTGATGCTGTTCGGCCTGGTGTTGACCGGCGTGGTGTATCGGTTGCTGGAGCGTAAGCACGTACTGCCGGCGGATCAGTTCGCGGCCAGTGCCCGGGGGGCGACGCGTACCTAAAATTTGAAGGCTGAGATGAACAGTGCGGGAGCGGGCTTGCCTGCGAAAGCGGTGGGTCAGCTTGCATCAATGTTGAATGTACCGCCGTCTTCGCGGGCAAGCCCGCTCCCACAGGTGATTGACGGTGTATTTAAGTATTGTTTACAGGGAGAACATCATGCGTTTAGTTCAGTTCGAATTGCCTAACGGCGAACGCCGCGTCGGTGTGGTCGACGGCGACCAGGTGCGGGAAGTGCAGGGCGCTGGTAGCGTGCGCGACCTGGCGCTGGCGGCCATCGAGGCGGGCGTGAAGCTTGAGCAGCAGGTCAACAGCCTGGGCCTGGGCGCCGGTCATGACTACGCCCGGTTGCTCAGTGAGCTGCGCATCCTGCCTCCGCTGGATCACCCGGATCCGGCGCACCTGCTGGTCAGCGGCACCGGCCTGACCCACCTGGGCAGCGCCTCGGCCCGGGACAAGATGCACCAGCAGGCTGGCGACGAAAGCGCCATGACCGACACCATGCGCATCTTCAAATGGGGCGTGGAGGGCGGCAAGCCCCAGGCCGGACAGGCCGGCGTGCAGCCGGAATGGTTCTACAAAGGTGATGGCAGCATTGTGGTCCGTCCGGGCCATCCGTTCCCGTTGCCACCCTTTGCCGAAGACGCCGGCGAAGAGCCGGAAATCAGCGGCCTGTATGTCATCGGCCACGACGGCAAGCCCTATCGCCTGGGCTTCGCGGTGGGCAACGAGTTCTCCGATCACGTCATGGAACGCAAGAATTACCTGTACCTGGCCCACTCGAAATTGCGCAGCTGCAGTTTTGGTCCGGAACTTCGCGTGGGGGAACTGCCTCAACATCTTTCCGGAACCAGTCGTATCCTGCGCAACGGCGAAGTGCTGTGGCAGAACGAATTCCTCAGTGGCGAGGCCAACATGTGCCACAGCCTCGAAAACCTGGAGTTCCATCACTTCAAGTACAGTCAGTTCCTGCGTCCGGGGGACGTGCACGTTCATTTCTTCGGCACCGCGACCCTGTCGTTCGCCGACGGCATCCGCACCCAGCCGGGGGATGTGTTCGAAATCAGCCAGGCTGAATTCGGCGCGCCGTTGGTCAACGGCATTGCCCCGGTAGACGCGGTGTTCAACCCGGGTACTATCGGCACACTTTAAAAGGAGACTTGCGATGAACCAGATCCTTGGCCACAACTACATCGGCGGGGCGCGCAGCGCGGCCGGCCAGACCCGCCTGCAAAGCGTCGACGCCAGCACCGGCGAGGCCTTGCCCCATGATTTCATCCAGGCCACGGCCGAAGAAGTCGATGCTGCCGCCAAGGCCGCGGCTGCGGCTTATCCGGCCTACCGGAGCCTGAGCGCGGTGCGCCGGGCCGAGTTCCTCGAGGCCATTGCCGATGAACTGGATGCCCTGGGCGATGAGTTCGTGGCCGTGGTCTGCCGTGAAACCGCATTGCCGGCGGCACGGATCCAGGGCGAGCGCGGTCGCACCAGCGGCCAGATGCGCCTGTTCGCCAAGGTTCTGCGTCGTGGCGATTTCTACGGTGCGCGTATCGACCGCGCCTTGCCGGAACGCACGCCGTTGCCACGTCCGGACCTGCGTCAGTACCGCATCGGCCTGGGGCCGGTGGCGGTGTTCGGCGCCAGTAACTTTCCCCTGGCGTTTTCCACGGCCGGTGGCGACACCGCGTCGGCCCTGGCCGCCGGTTGCCCGGTGGTGTTCAAGGCCCACAGTGGTCACATGGCGACCGCCGAGCACGTGGCCGATGCGATCATCCGTGCCGCGGAAAAAACCGCGATGCCTGCCGGTGTGTTCAACATGATCTACGGCGGTGGCGTTGGCGAATGGCTGGTCAAGCATCCGGCGATCCAAGCGGTAGGGTTCACCGGTTCCCTCAAGGGCGGGCGCGCCCTGTGCGACATGGCGGCCGCACGTCCGCAGCCGATCCCGGTGTTTGCCGAGATGTCGAGCATCAACCCGGTGATCGTCTTGCCGCAAGCGCTGGAGACCCGCGCCGAGAGCGTTGCGCGTGACTTGACCGCCTCGGTGGTGCAAGGCTGCGGTCAGTTCTGCACCAATCCTGGCCTGGTGATCGGCATTCGTTCGCCGCAATTTACCGCCTTCACTCAGCAAGTGGCCGCGTTGATCGGCGACCAGGCGCCCCAGACCATGCTCAACGCCGGCACGCTGCAAAGCTACGGCAATGGCCTGCAGAAGCTGCTGGCCCACCCAGGCATCGAGCACTTGGCCGGGCGCGAGCAGCAGGGCAACCAGGCCCAGCCGCAGTTGTTCAAGGCCGATGCCAGCCTGTTGATCAACGGTGACGAGGCGTTGCAGGAAGAAGTGTTTGGCCCGACCACGGTGTTTGTCGAAGTGGCGGACCAGGCGCAACTCAGCGCGGCGCTGAACGGCCTGCACGGTCAACTGACCGCGACGATGATTGGCGAGCCGGCGGATTTCGAACGGTTCAGCGAATTGACGCCGCTGCTGGAGCAGAAGGTCGGCCGCATCCTGCTCAACGGTTACCCGACCGGTGTCGAGGTGTGTGATTCGATGGTCCACGGCGGGCCTTACCCGGCGACGTCCGATGCCCGCGGCACTTCGGTGGGCACCTTGGCGATCGATCGTTTCCTGCGCCCGGTGTGCTTCCAGAACTATCCCGACAGCCTGCTGCCGGAGCCGCTGAAGAACGCCAACCCGCTGGGGATCCAGCGGTTGGTGGATGGGGTGCCGGGGCGCGAGGCGCTCTAAGCATCGCGGTGAGGCCGTGGCATTGATGTTGAATGTGCCGGCCTCTTCGCGGGCAAGCCCGCTCCCACACTGGGTTTCCTGGGATACGGAATGTGTATTCACCGCCGATCCAATTGTGGGAGCGGGCTTGCTCGCGAAGGCAATCGCCCAGTCAACATCGAGTCTGAAGTGATGGCCCAAGGTCCACCAGCACATTGGGTTATCATGGCAACTTTCCCAACGACCGACTGATCACCATGACTGCCGTAACCGCCCCCCTGCTGCAAGCCCTCGACTCCTGCGACATGCTGATTATCGACGGCCTGCACGCATTCAATTTTGAGCTCGACGAGCAGGACCAACTGCACGTTGAGTGCATGAACGGTCGCACCCTCGAGCACTGGCGGTTCACGCCGGCGCAAATGCAGGCCGCGACGTTCGACAAGGCCTCGAATCACTGGATCATCACCAGTGACTCCGGCGACCACCATCTGGAATGCGTGGAAGCCTCCAGCGGCCACGACGATGAGGACGACGAAGATGAAAATGCGTAGCCTCTGGCCGTTGTTGATGGCCGGCAGCCTGGGCGCCATGGGCGTCCAGGCAGACACCAACGAGCGCCATCAACTGCTGGTGGGTTCCTACACCGCCGGCCAGAGCCAGGGCATCTACCGGTTGCAATTCGACAGCCGCACCGGCCAGCTCGATGCCAACCCGTTGCAAGTGATCAAGACTGACAATCCTTCCTGGCTGACGCTGTCCAGCGATATGACCCGGCTGTTCGTGGTCAACGAAAACGGGCCGGGACAGCAAGACCCGGTGGGCAAGGTCAGCAGCTACGCCATCGACCCGAAAACCCAGCAACTGAGCCTGATCAACCAGGTGCAGTCCCTGGGCAACGAGCCGACCCATTCCAGCCTCAGCGGTGATGGTCGGCATCTGCTGGTCAGCAACTATTCGGTCGTGGAAGACCCGGGCGGCACCCTGGCGGTGTTGCCAGTGGGCGCCGACGGCAAGCTGGCGCCGGTGGTGCAGTTGAGCAGTCATCAGCCGAGCCGGGTCAATCCCGAGCGGCAGATGTCGGCCCATGTGCACTCGGCGGTGTCCTCACCGGATGGCAAATATGTGTTCGCCAACGACCTGGGGGCGGACAAGGTCTTCATCTATCGCTACGACCCCAAGGCCAATCCCGAACTGCCGCTGACTGCCGCCAATCCGGCCTTCGTGCAATTGCCACCCGGCAGCGGTCCACGGCACTTGCTGTTCAGCGCCGATGGCAAGCACGCCTGGCTGACGATGGAAATGACCGCGCAAGTGGCGGTGTTCGATTACCAGGACGGCCGCCTGACCCAGCGCCAACTGGTGGACCTGGCGGCCGGCAAGCCGCAGGCGGGTAGGGCGGCGGCTGCGCTGCATGCTTCCAAGGACGGCAAGTTCCTCTACGTCAGCAATCGCGGCACCACCAACGAACTGCTGGTGTTCGCCATCGACTCGGCGGCGGGGACGCTCAAGGAGCTGCAACGACGTTCCGTCGAAGGCGACCATCCTCGGGAGTTCAGCCTCGATCCGAGTGGCAGATTCCTGCTGATTGCCAACCAGAAGAGCAATCAGATCGTGGTGGTCGAGCGCGATCCCAAGACCGGCCTGCTGGGTAAAACCGTGCAGAAAATGCCGATGGATGCACCAAGCGATTTGAAATTCATCGTGCGTCAATAGACCGCAGGCCCCGTTTTTCGGGGCCTTCACTCTTGTATCAACGGGACTGATATTCGCTAGTATTACAAAGCATTTCAAGCCCACACGCCTCGGCGCGTAAGTTTGCTTCACGGCCCAACCGGGCAAGCCAGCCAACTGAATCCGAGGTCTACCGCCATGAATCTGAATCTCTTCTCCGTGATCGCCGCTTCCGCCATCTCTGCCACTGTGGCGCTGCCTGCCAGTGCCAGTGTCGAGATCAGCGACAAGAAAAACCGTACCCAGAGCTACACCGAGAAATACCTGCAACAAAGTGCCAACTTCTATGCGGCGCTGGATCACAAGACCCAACACTGAAATCTCGCGCAACGACTGAAGCCTGCGATCTTTTCATCTTCACTGAACACCGGGTGAAAGAGAAAAGATCGCAGGCTTCGCCGTTTCTGGAAAAATCCAGCTGTAATATCACTTGGCCATGTGTTTAAATTTGACGCTGACAAATTGACTCCTTTGCAGGTTAAGGATCGACACCATGGCCATGCGTCTGGCAGTGATGCTGCTGTTTCTCTACTCCACTCCGATTGTTTCAGCCGCCCAACCGGATTCCGGTGAGTTGGAAGTGGCTCGTGAGCGATTGTTGAGTCTGCTTAGCGACTGATCGGATCGGCAACAATCGGGCTGCAGGATTGCCTTTGTGGCGAGGGAGCTTGCTCCCGCTCGATTGCGCAGCAATCGCAAAAAGGGTCCGCTGCGCGGCCCAGCGGGAGCAAGGGCTGTGTGCAGGCTGTTACTTGGCCATGATCGCCACGAACAGCTCGGACGCCAGGAACCGCTGCAACCACTGCTGCAAATGCGGGTAGGGCGCCTGGGCAAACCACTCGCGGTCGACATGGGCGAATTGCCGTATGAAGGGCATCACTGCTATGTCCGCCAGACTCTGGTGCTCCGCCGCCAGAAACGGCCGGGTTGCAAGCAGTGCCTCCAGGCGGCGCAGAAAGTCTTCGCCCTCGCTGCGGTAATACTCCTTCGGGTACTCGGGGTAGCGCTCGGGGTATTTGTAGCGATTCAGGTGAAGCTTGAACCGATGGTCGTTCTCCTCGATCAACGCCGCCGTCAACGCTTGGCCCACAGGATCGTCCAGCAGCCGCCAGTCTTGCGGATCATGCCGGGCCAAGGCCCAGGCCATGATCTCCAGGCTTTCATCGATTACCCGGCCCTCAACCTGCAGCACCGGCACCGTGCCTTTGCTGGACAATGCGAGCATCTCGGCAGGCTTGGCCTTCAGGCTGACTTCGACAATCTCCAACTCGACAGCGCTGTAGCGCAAGGCCATGCGCGCTCGCATTGCGTAGGGGCAGCGGCGGAAGGAATAGAGCGTGGCGCGGCTCATTTCACCTCCACGGTGCTCAACCCGTTGCCCTGGCGATGGACCTGGATCTGCACCGGGATCCGCTCGTGCATTTCCTGCACGTGGGAAATCACCGCGACCTTGCGGCCCTGGGCCTGCAACCCATCAAGGGCG is a window from the Pseudomonas brassicacearum genome containing:
- a CDS encoding DUF5629 family protein translates to MTAVTAPLLQALDSCDMLIIDGLHAFNFELDEQDQLHVECMNGRTLEHWRFTPAQMQAATFDKASNHWIITSDSGDHHLECVEASSGHDDEDDEDENA
- a CDS encoding MFS transporter, whose amino-acid sequence is MSQELRLIRRITLKLIPFLILLYLIAYVDRSAVGFAKLHMGADLGIGDAAYGLGAGLFFIGYFLLEIPSNLMLERFGARRWFARIMITWGAITIGMAFVQGPHSFYVMRFLLGAAEAGFFPGVLYYITQWFPVRHRGKILGLFILSQPIAMMITGPVSGGLLGMDGVLGLHGWQWLFIVIGLPAVLLTWPVLRYLPDGPQQVKWMDQAEKDWLTGELKKDLQEYGQTRHGNPLHALKDKRVLLLALFYLPVTLSIYGLGLWLPTLIKQFGGSDLVTGFVSSVPYIFGIIGLLIIPRSSDRLNDRYGHLAVLYVLGAIGLFLSAWLSVPVLQLAALCLVAFALFSCTAVFWTLPGRFFAGASAAAGIALINSVGNLGGYIGPFVIGALKEYTGNLASGLYFLSCVMLFGLVLTGVVYRLLERKHVLPADQFAASARGATRT
- a CDS encoding lactonase family protein yields the protein MKMRSLWPLLMAGSLGAMGVQADTNERHQLLVGSYTAGQSQGIYRLQFDSRTGQLDANPLQVIKTDNPSWLTLSSDMTRLFVVNENGPGQQDPVGKVSSYAIDPKTQQLSLINQVQSLGNEPTHSSLSGDGRHLLVSNYSVVEDPGGTLAVLPVGADGKLAPVVQLSSHQPSRVNPERQMSAHVHSAVSSPDGKYVFANDLGADKVFIYRYDPKANPELPLTAANPAFVQLPPGSGPRHLLFSADGKHAWLTMEMTAQVAVFDYQDGRLTQRQLVDLAAGKPQAGRAAAALHASKDGKFLYVSNRGTTNELLVFAIDSAAGTLKELQRRSVEGDHPREFSLDPSGRFLLIANQKSNQIVVVERDPKTGLLGKTVQKMPMDAPSDLKFIVRQ
- a CDS encoding aldehyde dehydrogenase (NADP(+)), whose protein sequence is MNQILGHNYIGGARSAAGQTRLQSVDASTGEALPHDFIQATAEEVDAAAKAAAAAYPAYRSLSAVRRAEFLEAIADELDALGDEFVAVVCRETALPAARIQGERGRTSGQMRLFAKVLRRGDFYGARIDRALPERTPLPRPDLRQYRIGLGPVAVFGASNFPLAFSTAGGDTASALAAGCPVVFKAHSGHMATAEHVADAIIRAAEKTAMPAGVFNMIYGGGVGEWLVKHPAIQAVGFTGSLKGGRALCDMAAARPQPIPVFAEMSSINPVIVLPQALETRAESVARDLTASVVQGCGQFCTNPGLVIGIRSPQFTAFTQQVAALIGDQAPQTMLNAGTLQSYGNGLQKLLAHPGIEHLAGREQQGNQAQPQLFKADASLLINGDEALQEEVFGPTTVFVEVADQAQLSAALNGLHGQLTATMIGEPADFERFSELTPLLEQKVGRILLNGYPTGVEVCDSMVHGGPYPATSDARGTSVGTLAIDRFLRPVCFQNYPDSLLPEPLKNANPLGIQRLVDGVPGREAL
- the araD1 gene encoding AraD1 family protein; this encodes MRLVQFELPNGERRVGVVDGDQVREVQGAGSVRDLALAAIEAGVKLEQQVNSLGLGAGHDYARLLSELRILPPLDHPDPAHLLVSGTGLTHLGSASARDKMHQQAGDESAMTDTMRIFKWGVEGGKPQAGQAGVQPEWFYKGDGSIVVRPGHPFPLPPFAEDAGEEPEISGLYVIGHDGKPYRLGFAVGNEFSDHVMERKNYLYLAHSKLRSCSFGPELRVGELPQHLSGTSRILRNGEVLWQNEFLSGEANMCHSLENLEFHHFKYSQFLRPGDVHVHFFGTATLSFADGIRTQPGDVFEISQAEFGAPLVNGIAPVDAVFNPGTIGTL
- a CDS encoding glutathione S-transferase, which encodes MSRATLYSFRRCPYAMRARMALRYSAVELEIVEVSLKAKPAEMLALSSKGTVPVLQVEGRVIDESLEIMAWALARHDPQDWRLLDDPVGQALTAALIEENDHRFKLHLNRYKYPERYPEYPKEYYRSEGEDFLRRLEALLATRPFLAAEHQSLADIAVMPFIRQFAHVDREWFAQAPYPHLQQWLQRFLASELFVAIMAK